Proteins encoded together in one Centropristis striata isolate RG_2023a ecotype Rhode Island chromosome 6, C.striata_1.0, whole genome shotgun sequence window:
- the mterf2 gene encoding transcription termination factor 2, mitochondrial — MLRLIATSLCLRCQRATVLPLHLRPCATLNSAENQQTVQALYDLSVDIQKVRKLKGWVLHQSPAYANEVADLLKDMGASGSIISRILAMHPEAILCHPEQMQAQRELWMSVCPKQRELVGIIEKFPASFFTSSSHHDNQRNNIAYFQSLNLNKRIITKLMASAPQSFRRPVEQNEVMVRTLQQAYQELGGEEANMKIWLQKLLSQNPFVLLKPPEVLKQNLLFLRDKGFSTAELLRLLSKLRGFVTELNPESMRRTLAYSQDTMGCSEAELRDIIINCPALLYYPDVILAERFKGLLSAGISMSQIIETPTVLELTTQIVNYRIERLRMLGYDVRTGSLEALNGTKKDFEISCGKLQLRRERPIFNPVAPLRGDD, encoded by the coding sequence ATGTTGCGCTTGATCGCAACATCCCTGTGCCTCCGGTGCCAACGTGCCACGGTTCTGCCTTTACACCTGAGACCATGTGCAACACTGAATTCAGCAGAGAACCAGCAGACCGTGCAGGCTCTCTATGATCTCTCTGTGGACATCCAGAAGGTCCGGAAACTTAAGGGCTGGGTCCTGCATCAGAGCCCAGCCTATGCTAATGAGGTAGCTGACCTGCTGAAGGACATGGGAGCCTCTGGCTCCATCATCTCCCGGATCCTAGCGATGCACCCAGAGGCGATCCTCTGTCACCCAGAGCAGATGCAGGCTCAGAGGGAGCTGTGGATGTCTGTGTGTCCAAAACAAAGAGAGCTGGTTGGTATCATTGAGAAATTCCCAGCCTCTTTCTTCACCTCGTCCAGTCACCATGACAACCAGCGGAACAACATTGCTTATTTCCAGAGTTTAAACCTCAACAAGCGAATCATCACTAAGCTCATGGCCAGCGCTCCCCAGAGCTTCAGGCGGCCAGTAGAGCAGAACGAGGTGATGGTGCGCACCCTCCAGCAGGCCTACCAGGAGCTCGGGGGTGAAGAGGCCAATATGAAGATCTGGCTTCAAAAGCTGCTGAGTCAGAACCCGTTTGTTCTCCTCAAGCCCCCTGAGGTGCTGAAGCAGAACCTGCTGTTCCTGAGAGACAAGGGCTTCAGCACGGCCGAgctcctccgcctcctctctAAACTCAGGGGCTTTGTCACCGAGCTGAACCCGGAGAGCATGCGCCGCACCCTGGCGTACTCCCAGGACACCATGGGCTGTTCTGAGGCAGAGCTACGGGACATCATCATCAACTGCCCGGCTCTACTTTACTACCCTGACGTTATTCTGGCCGAGCGCTTTAAGGGCCTCCTCAGTGCTGGGATCAGCATGTCTCAAATCATAGAGACTCCCACAGTTTTGGAGCTGACCACGCAGATAGTGAATTATCGCATAGAGCGACTGAGGATGCTTGGTTATGATGTAAGGACAGGAAGTCTGGAGGCTCTAAATGGCACTAAGAAGGACTTTGAGATTAGCTGTGGAAAACTACAGCTACGTAGAGAAAGACCAAT